Sequence from the Microbacterium dextranolyticum genome:
GCGTCGGTCACAGGGTCGCCTTCAGGGCGGCGGCGGAACGCTTCGCTCGACGCCGATCGAACAGCATCGAGAGGCCCGCCGCGGCGAAGAAGAGCACGACGAGGATGCCCGCGAGCATGAGCATGCTCACGATGTCGGCCGCTGGCGTCGCGAGTCCCGCGAAACCGACGGCGATGAGCACCGCGACGCGCCAGGCTTTGAGGATCGCGCGACCCGACATGATCCCGGCGAGGTTCAACGCCACCAGGAAGACGGGAACGACGAAGGAGACTCCGACGACGATGATGAGTTTGAAGACGAAGTCGTAGTAGTACTTGCTGTCGAACCAGTTCGCCGCCCCTTCGGGGGTGAACGTCGCCATCAGCTCGACGATGTGGGGCATGACCCACCAGCCCACGTAGCAGCCCGCGAAGAAGAGGGGAACCGCGGCGGCGACGAATCCGATCGTGTACTGGATCTCCTTGCGGGTCAGTCCGGGCATCAGGAACGCCCACAGCTGCCACAGCCAGACCGGCG
This genomic interval carries:
- the tatC gene encoding twin-arginine translocase subunit TatC: MSLAQHLGELRKRIVIALIALVVGMVVAYFLTDWIIWAMTEPIRVVAAQRGMEDKVGLMYQTVTGPFDMRLRISFVVGIIISAPVWLWQLWAFLMPGLTRKEIQYTIGFVAAAVPLFFAGCYVGWWVMPHIVELMATFTPEGAANWFDSKYYYDFVFKLIIVVGVSFVVPVFLVALNLAGIMSGRAILKAWRVAVLIAVGFAGLATPAADIVSMLMLAGILVVLFFAAAGLSMLFDRRRAKRSAAALKATL